Proteins from a single region of Acinonyx jubatus isolate Ajub_Pintada_27869175 chromosome D3, VMU_Ajub_asm_v1.0, whole genome shotgun sequence:
- the LOC128312336 gene encoding translation initiation factor IF-2-like: MARSVHSPAATRPRERRALRSPGGPERSSAPAPPRPSQAAPPRRRAAARAGRLELPGRPATGGLSRGAPGSPHPLPPPGRPWSRGEGGKGLPRRAGGRERGLRHPSRSVTAAATTTRAVLLLPTCRKDTEHARTETTSGRHASKKF, translated from the coding sequence ATGGCGAGGAGTGTCCACTCTCCCGCCGCGACTCGTCCGCGGGAGCGCCGAGCCCTTCGCTCCCCTGGCGGCCCGGAGCGCTCctcggccccggccccgccgcgTCCGAGCCAGGCCGCCCCTCCTCGGCGCCGCGCCGCTGCCCGCGCGGGCCGCCTAGAGCTCCCGGGCCGCCCCGCGACCGGGGGCCTCTCTCGCGGGGCGCCCGGCTCCCCTCACCCGCTCCCGCCCCCTGGGCGGCCGTGGAGTCGCGGGGAGGGCGGGAAGGGCCTCCCGAGGAGAGCGGGCGGGCGCGAACGCGGGCTCCGCCACCCGAGCCGCTCCGTTACCGCAGCGGCGACGACGACCAGGGCCGTGTTGTTGCTGCCAACTTGTCGAAAGGACACTGAGCATGCGCGCACGGAGACCACATCCGG